The DNA sequence CTGGATGGTGCAATCAGTCTGCTTGAAGGAGACGAGCTTCCTTCCCAGATCAAACCCCACCAAGAAATTGACTTGTGCTAAATTCCCAACAATGACTACCCTTTTTGTTGAATATATGTGGACCATTATACTTTGGgcttgatttaatttgtgtctGGGCTTTTATCCTTACTGGACTTAGGCCAGAAGCCCAATCACTTAAGTGATGCCTCTGGATTTCTGCCACGTGTCCCCTTCACTCGGATTGTGCTCCTCAGCCGTTGGATCGAGGATTTGCTTGGTGTGTTAGTTTATGTGAGAGGGAGAGCTGCTTTCCTCTCTCATTCGATAcacttctctttctttctacTCTCTGAAACTCTCCATCTTCTCTCTGCCTCTCCGATGGCTTCTCCGGTTGATTCCTTGAGATTATTCACCATTCTTGTGTGAATAATCAAGTGTTGAGTTGTTAGGAAGGCAACTGCTTCGGTTGCTTGTGGTGtgagaattagggtttctgTTCTGAGGTGGTTTCAGTGACCTAATCCGGTGTGAAAGGGCTGTGTGGTGAAGGTATTGACGGTGCGAGGGTAGACTCCAGTCGATTCATCGGTGCTCCCTTGGATTCGGTTCTAGTTGAATAGATCTGGGCTATGTGGCGGACTCTGAGCCACATTTTGTGATCTATTCtgttttactttgttttctcTTGTTAGTTGTTGTTTAGATCCGCAAGGATCTTGTGTTGTTATACTAACAAGTTTCTTGAGTGTGCAGGTGTATCAAGAAGTCGAGGTTGCTCAAGAACCCTAGCTAGAACTAGTTATTGTTATTGTAATAGTTGTAAGGGGTTTTGCTTGTAATTCGTTGTACATATCAGTCGCGTGGTTGGAGTTTGACTGAGCTCCcttaatgaagaacaaagaggtcttggtaattagtgaatccgtCCCTAgtctgatccctacagtggtatcagagccacgggGGGACTAGGACGGCACGCCAAGTCGCTAAAGGAGGTGGGCAAGTGGAATCCTCCTCCGAGTGAAGGTTCGCTCTGGTAAATTGGCTTGATTTCCTGGATTTACCTTTTCTGTTGAGTGCCAACTATAGGCTTGGGATCTTGTTTTCTGGTAGATAGTGTCTGGCAAAGACTTAGGACTCTCTGTGCTTTCTGTTTCTGTGTTGCTTCCGCTGGTTCTTGTTTCTCTGTGATCTTGTGATCTCATTTTACTTGACCACCAAGCATTTTATACTGCCCAAGTGACCCCTGCGCCCTCCAGAAGTGAGTGATTGCGAGCTGGAATAGCCTTGGCCAGTGTTGCTCGTGACAATCAAGGATTTGAGATCCTTTCTGTTGTGTGAAAGCTCTGTATCTGTTCTTGTGTTGCTGGTGGATGTCTCTGTATTGTCAGGTGTGCAAATTTGTGTGTTTCTGTTTTGCCTCCTGTGCTCTTGCAAAAATTGTTGCTAAAATGTCTCAGCCTGTGGGTTTGGTTCCTtataatggtaaaaatgattttgctatttggaaacaaaatgaagtgtgttttgaTTCAACAAAAAGTTTTCAAGGTTGTTGATGGTTCTTTACCTGAGGATACTGGTCAGGATAAAATAGATGAGATGAATGAGTTGGCTAGGGCTACTATTGTGCTAAACTTGTCTGATTCTGTGATTAGGAAAGTTGATCATGTTGAATCTGCTTCTGAAATGTGGAAATTACTTGATACTCTATTTGCTGAAACTTCTATGTCCTCAAGGATGTATTTGcttgaaaaattgtttaaatttaagCTTGATCTTGCCAAGGACATAGATGATAATGTTGATAGGTTTCAGAAgctaattcaaaatattaaaagatcTGGCGATACAACTATAGATGCTTACACTAGTATAGCCCTAATGAATGTCATTCCTGATTCCTATAGTGATGTTAAAGCTGCCATTAAGTATGGCAGGGACTCTGCTCCTCTGGATCTGATTGTTAGCTCCCTAAAATCTAAGGAACTTGAAATTAGGGAAAGAACTGCTGATAAAAATGTCTATAACAAAGTGCTTAATGTTAGAGGTAGGTCCAAAACCAGAGGGGGAAATGAATCAGGTGGTGGCACTAACTCAGGTAATAATGGCAAGAAAAAGTATAGATCTAGGTCCAGAAGTAGGGATCCTAAGACCTATAGGAAGTGTTTTAACTGTGGGGATGTTGGGCACTATAAAAAGGAGTGCACTAAAcctaaaaagaataaattccAGAACAATAATTCTCAGGTTGAACCTCTTGTCAATGTGGCTACATATGATAATATGAATGATTCTGTGTTCATGGTGCATGATCTGCCTCTTGTGAATGCTTCCCCTGCATGCCCTTTTACTACATATGACTGGCTATGTGATTCTGGATGTACTTATCATGTGAGTCCTTTCAAGGAAGTGTTTTCTGAGCTGAAACCTGTAACTAAAACTTTTGTGTCAATGGCTGATGACAAGAAATGTGAAATTCTTGGAATTGGCACTGtgtgtttgaagtttgaaaatgGCTATGTGCTGAACTTGAAGGATGTTAGATATGTCCCAGACCTGTGCTATAACTTGATGTCCTGTACTGCTCTTGAAAATGAGGGTATGGGGGGAAAGTGGGGGGAAGGCTGTATGAAAATTTGCAAAGGATCAATGTGCCTTTTCAAAGCTAAGAAAAAATGTGGTTTATATGTTTGTACTGCTGTGTCTCTTTCATGTGAAAAAACTTATGCCAATGTTGTTAAAACTGATAAAACCATGTTGTGGCATAATAGGCTAGGTCACATGAGTGCTAAAGGCCTGAGTATTCTTAAAAAGCATGCCATCCTGTCTGATAATGATGTCCATAGTGAGTTGTCTTTTTGTGATTCTTGTGTGCTGGGTAAACAGCATAGGGTTTCTTTCCCTTCTACTCATGCACCTGCTAATGTGAGTAAATGCATTCTGGAATACTTGCATATGGATGTTTGGGGTCCTGCTTCTGTGTCTTCTCACTCTGGATGTGttgtgattgatgattttttaagaaaagtttggtgttttttgaTGAGACATAAGTCTgatgtttttgaaaaacttaaaacttggaaaattttgattgaaacTCAAACTGGTAAGAAAATTAAGGCTATTAGAACTGATAATGGCCTGGAATTTTGTAATAATCAGATGGATGACTTATGTGATGGTTTTGGAATCAAAAGACATAAAATTGTGCCATATACCCCTCAGCAAAATGAGGTTGCTGAGAGAATGAACAGAACTCTTCTTGAAAAAGTGAGATGCATGCTATCTAAGTCTGGTTTGTCTAAAAAGTTTTGGGGTGAGGCTTTATTAACTGCTACTTATTTGGTAAATAGGTCTCCTTCTGTGCCTCTGGTTGGTCAGTGTCCTGAATATGTGTTCTATGGAAAACATCTTAATTTTTCTCACCTAAGGGTGTTTGGCTGTTCTGCTTTTGTGCATACCAAGTTTGATAAACTTGAGCCTAGGTCTAAGAAAGGTGTTTTCCTAGGTTACCCTGAGGGTGTTAAAGGTTATAGAGTCTGGCCTAAGGATGAACCTGGGTTTAAGATCATAATAAGTAGGGATATAGTCTTCAATGAAGATGAATTCCCCTGCTTAAGGTTGACAAGTAACCCAGATCCTATAGATGTGGAAAATGAGTCTCTTAATGAGGTGGAGTCCACAGACTCAACCACTGCTGTGGAGCCTCTCAATGATGCTCCAAGTGAGGTGGAGCAGTCTTTCTGGAACACCTATCCAGCCTATATACctaatgagactcctaatgaaGGACACCCAAATGTTGTTCATGATAATGTGCCTGCCCAAAATATTTGTGACAATGTGCCTGATATGCATGATAGTCCTGCTAGAGATGCTCCCCCTGTCCCTGTccaaaatgtgattaatagtCCTGCTGGTATTCAGAATGCCATTGATGCTCCTAACTTACAGGATTATGTGCTTGCTAGAGATAGAGCTAGAAGAACTAATGTAAAGAAACCTGTTAAGTTTGATGGCTTTGTTGGTCTAGTTGCACTTATAAACTTAGCTTTCAATGTGCATGAGTCTGATGGGGATGAACCCCAAACTTACAAGCAGGCTACTAAATCTAAATTCTGGAGTCAGTGGCATAAAGCCATGTTGGAGGAGATGCATTCTCTGAAAATTAACCTTACCTGGATTCTTGTATCTTTGCCTCCTGGTGCTTCTGTGGTAGATTGCAGGTGgctttacaaattaaaaaatgaggtGGAGGGCCTTAGGTACAAGGCTAGACTAGTGGCAAAAGGCTTTACCTAGCAAGAGGGGGTAGATTACACAGAGATTTTTGCCCCTGTTGTTAAATTTACCACTATGAGATTAATGCTTGCCTTAtgtgctcattttaatttggaattaaaaCAGATGGATGTTAAGACTGCCTTCTTGCATTGTGACTTAGATAAACCTATTTACATGAAACAGCCTGAAGGTTTTGTTGATCCTAAGTTTCCTAATCATGTTTGTTTGTTGAAAAAGGCCTTGTATGGTTTGAAGCAATCTCCCAGGCAATGGAACATCAAGTTCAAAACATTGTATGCATAAGTTAGGTTTTGTAAGAAGTACCTTTGATGCATGCTTGTATATGAAAGACCTTGCTTCTGTTCCTGTGTTTCTTTTGttgtatgtggatgatatgctgATCATGGGACCTTGTTTGAAAACTATTAAGGCTGTGCAATCTTCTTTAAGTGATAATTTAGACATGAAAGATCTAGGGGATGCTCAGAAAATTCTTGGCATATGCATTGAGAGAGATAGGAAAACTTGTTCTCTTGTTCTGCATCAGGAACCTTATGTGTACAAAGTgttgaaaaaatttaacatgttTGATGCTAAACCTGCCTCTGTTCCCCTTGCTGCTCATTTTATGTTGAGTAAAGATTTATGCCCTAAGTCTCAGTTTGATATTGATGCCATGAAGAAAGTCACTTATGCTAATGCTATTGGATCAGTGATGTACTTGATGGTTAGTACTAGGCCTGACATTGCCTATGTTGTGTCTTGCCTTAGTAGATATATGGCAAATCCTGGTTCTGTCCATTGGGAGGCTTTGAAGTGGCTTCTAAGATATCTTAAGCACACTGCCAAGTATGAGTTGTGTTACTCTAAATGTGATGATGGTGTTTTACTAACTGGCTTTGTGGATTCCAACTATGCTAATGACAGGGATAAGAGGAAGTCAACTACCTCCTATGTGTTTACTGTGTGCAGGTCATGTGTTAGTTGGAAGTCACAGCTACAGCATATAGTGGCCTTGTCTACTACTGAGTCAGAATATATTGCTATCATTGAGGCAATGAAAGAAGCTATTTGGTTAAAGGGAGTTCTTGAACTTAAGTTTGTGAATGATTCTCCTACTATGTTTTCTGATTCTCAATCTGCTATTCAGTTATGTAAAAACCATGTTTTCCATGATAGGACAAAACATATTGATGTGAGATTTCATTACATTAGAGATATTGTTGAAAAAGGTgaaatttttcttcaaaaagtGCACACTGACAAAAACCCTACTGATATGGGAACTAAATGCTTACCTATTGATAAACTGCTCACTTGCATTAGGATTTTGCATTTTGATTGTGGTTAGCATGTCCATGTCCCGGGGGTAAGTCCTAGTTGACTCTGTGAGCCTTGGCTCTGTGAGATCACTGGGCATGAAAGACCTACAAGACCAGTTGGTTTGCCATTGGTGATCTTCTTGTGATCTTGTTAGGCAATGCTTTGGTTATTTCCTTGACTAATGAGTTTTGTGCTCTCTGGTGTAAGGAACTAACCTTGTGGGCTGTGATGAGAAATGTCTTAGCCTTTAGCCCAAGATTGGTTTCCTAGAATAAGAGTCCAAGGTGGAATATGTTGAATTTATGTGGACCATTATTCTTTGGGCTTGATTTAATGTGTGTCTGGGCTTTTATCCTTACTGGACTTAGCCCAGAAGCCCAATCACTTAAGTGATGCCTCTGGATTTCTGCCACGTGTCCCCTTCACTCGAATTGTGCTCCTCAGTCGTTGGATCGAGGGTTTGCTTGGTGTGTTAGTTTATGTGAGAAGGAGAGCTGCTTTCCTCTCTCATTCGATAcacttctctttctttctacTCTCTGAAACTCTCCATCTTCTCCCTGCTTCTCCGGTTGATTCCTTGAGATTCTTCACCATTCTTGTGTGAACAATCAAGTGTTGAGTTGTTAGGAAGACAACTGCTTCGGTTGCTTGTGGTGtgagaattagggtttctgTTCTGAGGTGGTTTCAGTGACCTAATCCGGTGTGAAGGGGTTGTGTGGTAAATGTATTGACGGTGCGAGGGTAGACTACAGTCGATTCATCGATGCTCCCTTGGATTCGGTTCTAGTTGAATAGATCTGGGCTATGTGGCAGACTCTGAGCCATATTTTGTGatctattttgttttactttgttttctcTTGTTAGTTGTTGTTTAGATCCGCAAGGATCTTGTGTTGTTATACTAACAAGTTTCTTGAGTGTGCAGGTGTATCAAGAAGTCGAGGTTACTCAAGAACCCTAGCTAGAACTAGTTACTGTAATTGTAATAGTTGTAAGGGGTTTTGCTTGTAATCTGTTGTACATATCAATCGCGTGGTTGGAGTTTGACTGAGCTCCCTTAAAtaagaacaaagaggtcttggtaattagtgaatccgtCCCTAGTCTGGTCCCTACACTTTTATCAGGTTGAAAAGCAAGGCAATGAACATCCTTCGAATTCGAAGCATTAACGAATGTGTTTACTGGATACAACTTCACATTTGCACCAGCAAAGTACAGCGTCACGATGGGCGCTAGGATGCGGCGGCCGGGCGTCTTGTAACACAGCCGCTGCAACGACTCCGGATCAGGGTGAACATCCATGTTCATCTGCTACCTCATCGCTGCTTCTAAGGACTCGTAGAGCTTCACAGGAATATGCGTGGCTATGATTCCAGTGTCGATGATCATCTTTTGATTGGAGAAGCCAAAGATCTTCGATGAGTAAGGGAAATCGGAGAGGGTGGATGCCGCCAGCCTCGTGGTTCCCACACTTATTCCTTTTAAGCTGACAGCACAAGAATTCTTGACAATTTGCATAGCAGTGGTGACTACTGAAGCACCAGTAACTGCAGCTCTGCTGCCAAAATGCATTTTGCTGGGCTTGGGATTGCTGTGTGCATTTGGGACTAAGCAATAAGAGAACTTACCACCAATAACAGAGTTCATTTGGGTGATAAGGGAACCCGGTCCGACCCCTAGCCCGATCACTCCAGATGCATCCACGCTGGTGTCAGCAGAGTTATCGTAACCACATCCGAAAACCATGTTTGGAAGAGAGGTTGGCGCACCTGAGGTGGTTTTCATGGTGATCGCGTCCGAGGAGAGGACTCCACGAGAGTGGTACTTCACCTGGTACGACAAGGAGTACCTGCACGAGTTGTCTCCAGAGGTCGAAGGCGTCCCTCCAAGCGACTTGCAGGCCTTTGAATTACCGGCCACCACTTTGTAAGATGAAGATTTATTGGGCGTGAAGAGAGGCTGCTTCTGAGGGAAGCACTTGGTACATGGCGTGCACTGCATCCATGAAAGAGCAGTAGTTGTGTCAATAATGCTAAAAGCAAGAAGGATAAAACTGTATGAATCGACATGAAAATCTCTATGGTCTTGATATACAATGAAGTAGGTAGCTTTATATAACACAATGAAAAGCTTATACAGGGAAATGGAAATCAAAGCATGATTATGAACAACCTCTATAATATTTCTTTCCCAATATCTGCACTCATTGCTAGATCCTTACAGATAACAAAACAAATCTGGATGGTTATATTGATATCTGGAGTTAATGTAGATATTTCAGTATGTTAGAACTTAGAATGGGGATTTGATGAACTTTGCCAATACAATAACAGAGCGAATACCACAACAACATACTCAACCGAACAATGAGATGCACAATTAAAACATTGACCAACTTCTCTACACATTTATAAAGAGACGTCCTCGCCCTTTTCTCGAGCAATAGATGCAGAGAGGATTCCAAGATCCCTGTTCAAGAATGTTAAAGCAGTTTCACACTCTGAAATTATTAGCATTACTGAGGACGGATCTCCAGCAACTGTTTCAGAAGATCCAACTGCTACTGCTGCATGTGAATCCCGAAGATTCTTCAAGTTTCCATAGAACTATCACAATGAAAGAAGAGTATTACTTCATTTACTTTGAATCAAAGTTTGAGGGATAAACGTAGTTAAGTTTaggataattaaaatttgaggTCAAAATCGAAAAATGCTGAAGTTGAAGGTAGTGAAACTACTATTAACCCAAAGTTTAATATAACCAAACTTTCTTTGAACAACCTTATAGTAAACTTTTCAACCACTAAATCAATAACCCCTAAACAACTCCACCATCTTCCTGTTAGGATGCCAACTAGGATATTACACAACTAGAACTTATGTGTATGTCTTTTTCTCATCCATTAAAGATAGAAAGTCACCTAAATGTTCCAATTCTAGAATcctaatattattaaaataagcaTCTACAGCGGTTCTAATTAAAAGATATCCTAACTATCAAGCTGTCAAATGCCAGTTGGTATGCATATGTAGAAGTGGCCTAAAGCCATATTTGTAAGCTTTGAGTAAtcaataaatcacattttgtCTTATAGTGACAATTCTATCATATTTGCAACAATCTTCATAACTCTGCTTTCACTTGCACATGCATACAACATCAATATTAGGTGCAATGGCTTTACACATATGACTAAATGTACATTAGATTTTCAATGATGTGGAAGGAGAATAGTGAACTAATGCCCTATTATCTGCATCCTTGTATAGTTTCATACTTTCAACAAAGAAACAATATAAGCagtgaaataattaaacagaaattttcataaaaagaaGAGCTTTTACTTGTTCAACTTCAGTGAATCACAGCAGTATAATCTAAAAAAATGTATGAATTCCAAACTGTCTCATCTCATCAGAAGATAACAAGAGAACTTACATGGCACTTCAACATTCTCATAGGGAAATCAAACAACCT is a window from the Salvia hispanica cultivar TCC Black 2014 chromosome 1, UniMelb_Shisp_WGS_1.0, whole genome shotgun sequence genome containing:
- the LOC125198827 gene encoding aspartic proteinase CDR1-like, with the protein product MLKCHFYGNLKNLRDSHAAVAVGSSETVAGDPSSCTPCTKCFPQKQPLFTPNKSSSYKVVAGNSKACKSLGGTPSTSGDNSCRYSLSYQVKYHSRGVLSSDAITMKTTSGAPTSLPNMVFGCGYDNSADTSVDASGVIGLGVGPGSLITQMNSVIGGKFSYCLVPNAHSNPKPSKMHFGSRAAVTGASVVTTAMQIVKNSCAVSLKGISVGTTRLAASTLSDFPYSSKIFGFSNQKMIIDTGIIATHIPVKLYESLEAAMR